A DNA window from Leptospira langatensis contains the following coding sequences:
- a CDS encoding GFA family protein, whose product MSLKTYKGSCHCGAVQFEADIDLSRGTGRCNCSFCRKVRNWSAIIKPSAFRLLSGEDSLSSYKFGTFSNAHQFCKNCGVRTVSHGYVEEIGGAYVSVAVSSLDGVEPSELIDAPVWYSDGLNNNWRNPPAEIRHL is encoded by the coding sequence ATGAGCCTGAAAACATATAAAGGAAGTTGTCATTGTGGAGCGGTACAGTTCGAGGCAGATATTGATCTAAGCCGCGGCACTGGAAGATGTAATTGTTCATTTTGCAGGAAGGTTCGAAATTGGTCGGCTATCATCAAACCTTCCGCGTTTCGTCTTTTGAGCGGAGAAGACAGTTTGAGTTCTTATAAGTTTGGGACATTTAGTAACGCTCATCAGTTCTGTAAGAATTGTGGCGTGAGAACTGTCTCTCACGGCTATGTCGAAGAGATAGGAGGCGCTTATGTTAGCGTAGCTGTTTCTTCCTTGGATGGAGTAGAACCAAGCGAATTGATAGATGCTCCTGTTTGGTATTCTGACGGTTTAAACAATAACTGGCGAAACCCTCCCGCAGAGATCCGACATTTATAG
- a CDS encoding type II toxin-antitoxin system VapC family toxin yields the protein MRKIAVQDTCILIDLTDLEILKDVLKLPYEFVCTDLVLLELRSDQQKIIQDHRISIIPFTESELISLFEELRNSPGLTAPDLSCLLLTKKECGILLTSDGALRKKQKI from the coding sequence ATGAGAAAGATCGCCGTTCAAGACACTTGTATACTAATAGATCTGACCGATCTCGAAATTTTAAAGGACGTTCTGAAACTTCCTTATGAATTTGTATGTACAGATCTAGTCTTACTAGAGTTGCGATCAGACCAGCAAAAAATTATTCAAGACCACCGCATTTCAATTATCCCTTTTACCGAAAGCGAACTGATTTCTCTCTTCGAAGAATTAAGAAATTCTCCTGGATTAACAGCCCCTGATCTATCTTGTCTTTTGCTTACAAAAAAGGAATGCGGAATCCTTCTGACTAGCGATGGAGCACTTCGCAAAAAGCAAAAAATTTAG
- a CDS encoding MATE family efflux transporter: protein MEAIQKDPKLGLERTSLWKELRKALTGTEADYTRISLGKAVFLLSVPMVLELVMESAFAVVDIYFVGALGPSAVAAVGLTETYLFLLYSLAIGMSTAVTAIIARRIGEGDKEQAGIAAVQSVFLSILVSLPFAIFGVWFAKDLLILMGGDPWVIEHGSRYTQWIFGGNIVIMLLFGLNAVFRGAGDAAIAMRVLWISNGLNMILDPIFIFGFGPVPAMGIEGAAIATNIGRGVGVLFQIYLLLNGGKHIRVLRSQISIHWEIISDIVRTSIGGIGQTIIGMTSWIFLVRIISEFGSEAVAGATIALRIMMFTLMPSWGMSNAVATLVGQNLGAKRPDRAEQSVWIVGVWNMIFLVGVSICYFIFRESLVSIFTDNAKVISIGSEWLGIVSYSYFVYAWWMVSVQAFNGAGDTTTPTLINLVFFWMFQIPFAYVLAKVLSYGYSGVFWASMITETSVGLFTLWLFRKGGWKTSKV from the coding sequence ATGGAAGCTATACAAAAAGATCCTAAGTTAGGATTGGAACGAACTTCTCTTTGGAAGGAATTAAGAAAGGCGCTTACCGGAACGGAAGCGGACTATACTCGAATTTCGCTCGGTAAGGCTGTTTTCTTACTTTCTGTTCCGATGGTTTTGGAATTGGTCATGGAGTCTGCGTTTGCAGTCGTAGACATTTATTTTGTGGGAGCTTTGGGTCCTTCTGCGGTTGCTGCAGTCGGGCTTACGGAAACCTATTTGTTTCTTCTTTATTCTCTCGCGATCGGTATGTCCACTGCCGTGACCGCGATCATTGCTCGAAGGATTGGGGAAGGGGATAAGGAGCAAGCCGGAATTGCCGCAGTCCAATCCGTTTTTCTTTCCATACTTGTTTCGTTACCCTTTGCTATCTTCGGAGTTTGGTTTGCGAAAGATCTTCTGATTCTCATGGGTGGAGATCCGTGGGTTATAGAGCATGGATCTCGTTACACTCAATGGATCTTCGGCGGAAATATCGTAATTATGCTTTTGTTTGGGCTTAATGCGGTTTTTAGAGGTGCGGGAGACGCGGCGATCGCAATGAGAGTTTTATGGATTTCTAATGGTCTTAATATGATCCTAGATCCGATCTTTATCTTCGGCTTTGGTCCAGTTCCAGCGATGGGTATCGAAGGTGCCGCCATTGCTACAAATATCGGAAGAGGGGTTGGGGTTCTTTTCCAGATCTATCTGCTTTTAAATGGCGGGAAACATATTCGAGTACTTCGTTCCCAGATCAGTATACATTGGGAAATCATTTCGGATATAGTTCGCACTTCCATAGGTGGAATTGGGCAAACTATTATCGGAATGACTTCTTGGATCTTTCTTGTGAGGATTATTTCCGAATTTGGAAGTGAGGCTGTAGCTGGAGCAACGATCGCTCTTCGTATCATGATGTTTACTCTGATGCCTTCTTGGGGAATGTCGAATGCGGTAGCAACTCTGGTTGGTCAAAATTTAGGAGCAAAAAGACCGGATCGTGCTGAACAGTCTGTTTGGATTGTTGGAGTATGGAATATGATCTTTCTCGTCGGGGTTTCCATCTGCTATTTTATTTTCAGAGAATCCCTTGTGTCGATCTTTACTGATAACGCCAAAGTGATCTCTATCGGTTCCGAATGGTTGGGGATAGTATCGTATTCCTATTTTGTATATGCTTGGTGGATGGTCAGTGTTCAGGCCTTTAACGGAGCAGGGGATACAACCACTCCTACATTGATCAATCTGGTATTTTTCTGGATGTTCCAAATCCCATTTGCTTACGTTCTAGCGAAGGTTCTTTCCTACGGATACTCTGGAGTATTTTGGGCGAGTATGATCACAGAAACTTCTGTGGGATTATTCACACTTTGGTTATTTAGAAAAGGTGGATGGAAGACTTCGAAGGTTTGA
- a CDS encoding kelch repeat-containing protein: MIFLTQKQRVIYSVFVILFLLSCSNGSGGNSSSAVLALLGGSSVSPAEWTWMSGRAFDTIGGGYGLGVYGTKGVADPANFPGGRQDAMQWIDSSDQLWLFGGTGRDPSTAFGQLNDLWKFDGSNWTWIAGSNTVSAAGTYGTKGVAASGNTPGARVSGTTWVDSSGNLWLFGGSSDANGSNCFNDLWKFDGVNWTWMGGQNTMNANGVYGTMGVANPSNYPGARQGASGWIDSTGNVWIFGAGPGMPETGSVTSNLNDLWKFDGTNWTWVAGSKTFSVPGDGNWGTKGVAAASNLPSSRGKSVYWIDSSNNLWLLGGTSYDGNLNDVWKFDGTNWTWMEGSDTPDVAGVYGKKNIASSNNVIGARSNAIGGRLPNGLVWVFGGSGDDSNAALGQLNDLWIFDGKKWTWKGGTDLVTQAGVFGLKGTTGTNYYPGGRFGSSGIADSKGNIWIFGGQGIDANGNNEFQNDLWKVRP; this comes from the coding sequence ATGATCTTTCTAACGCAAAAACAAAGAGTCATATATTCTGTTTTCGTTATATTATTTTTACTTTCTTGTTCGAATGGAAGCGGCGGCAATAGTTCTTCTGCAGTGTTAGCTCTATTAGGCGGATCTTCCGTGTCACCCGCGGAATGGACTTGGATGAGTGGTCGAGCTTTCGATACAATAGGAGGAGGATACGGCTTAGGAGTATACGGAACCAAGGGAGTTGCCGACCCGGCAAATTTTCCTGGAGGGCGCCAAGATGCGATGCAGTGGATAGATTCCTCGGACCAGTTATGGTTATTCGGTGGAACCGGTAGAGATCCAAGTACAGCTTTTGGACAATTGAACGATCTTTGGAAATTCGATGGGAGCAATTGGACTTGGATAGCCGGATCCAATACGGTCAGTGCAGCCGGAACGTATGGAACAAAAGGAGTTGCCGCTTCAGGAAATACTCCGGGAGCAAGGGTAAGTGGAACTACTTGGGTAGATTCGTCTGGAAATCTATGGCTTTTCGGAGGAAGTAGCGATGCGAACGGAAGCAACTGCTTTAACGATCTCTGGAAATTTGATGGGGTGAATTGGACTTGGATGGGAGGACAAAATACCATGAATGCAAACGGAGTCTACGGTACGATGGGTGTAGCCAATCCCAGTAATTATCCAGGAGCGAGGCAAGGAGCGTCCGGATGGATCGACTCCACCGGTAATGTATGGATATTCGGAGCAGGGCCAGGAATGCCGGAAACAGGTTCCGTTACTTCGAATTTAAACGACCTTTGGAAATTTGATGGGACAAACTGGACATGGGTAGCCGGATCTAAAACTTTCAGTGTTCCGGGTGACGGTAATTGGGGAACGAAAGGTGTCGCTGCCGCAAGCAATCTACCTTCTTCACGAGGGAAGTCTGTGTATTGGATCGACTCTTCCAACAATCTTTGGTTATTAGGAGGAACTAGCTATGATGGTAATCTAAATGATGTTTGGAAGTTCGACGGCACAAATTGGACTTGGATGGAAGGTTCCGATACTCCTGATGTAGCTGGAGTTTATGGTAAGAAGAATATCGCTAGTTCCAATAATGTAATCGGAGCTCGGAGCAACGCAATTGGAGGAAGACTACCGAACGGGCTAGTCTGGGTTTTCGGAGGATCCGGAGACGATTCCAATGCCGCCTTAGGACAGTTAAATGATCTTTGGATTTTTGATGGAAAAAAATGGACCTGGAAAGGAGGCACGGATCTTGTCACCCAAGCAGGCGTCTTCGGACTAAAAGGGACGACGGGAACTAATTATTATCCAGGAGGGCGTTTTGGCTCAAGTGGAATAGCAGACTCCAAAGGAAATATCTGGATCTTTGGAGGACAAGGCATTGATGCAAACGGTAATAACGAATTCCAAAATGATCTATGGAAAGTTCGCCCCTAG
- a CDS encoding metal-dependent hydrolase: MADNRTHIQAGLITGAILSILKDWNRNDLNMDQKFGRAILSASIGAIGGKLPDIFEPADHPNHRQGAHSVAFMGFSYATLQEFKEKYPEWELIIDPLLAGYASHLVLDSKTPMGIPWF, encoded by the coding sequence ATGGCTGATAATAGAACACATATTCAAGCGGGATTGATTACAGGAGCAATTCTTTCCATACTAAAGGATTGGAATAGAAATGATTTAAATATGGATCAAAAATTTGGAAGGGCTATATTGTCTGCCAGCATCGGCGCAATTGGGGGTAAGCTTCCTGATATTTTTGAACCTGCTGATCATCCGAATCACAGACAGGGTGCACATAGTGTTGCATTTATGGGCTTTAGTTATGCCACTCTTCAGGAATTTAAGGAAAAGTATCCGGAATGGGAACTCATTATTGACCCACTCCTCGCTGGATATGCGAGTCATTTGGTCCTGGATTCAAAAACGCCGATGGGTATACCGTGGTTCTGA
- a CDS encoding SDR family oxidoreductase, which produces MKRILVVGATGNLGRLVVSELKRKGYWIRVLARSVSKLQILEDEFDDYKIGDILDPKSMGSAFSGIDAVISCAGASLDLKDFKNKGTFEEINLGGNLNVLRAALNTGVSKFIYTSFLRAKGIQKAEYIRSHDRFSEAIRNSGIDYTIVRPTAFFSILLEFLEFAKKGMGIVIGNGKAKINPIHEKDVAKAVVEALESNEEEINIGGPDILTRDQITELALKVAGRNKKPIHIPIFLNRILIYLLRPFNRRIFQFMQFGNTVHTLDIVGPQYGVLRLEDYFREKSGSQLLHSENRSLEKGKGFSR; this is translated from the coding sequence ATGAAACGAATACTAGTGGTCGGTGCGACCGGAAATCTTGGGAGACTTGTAGTTTCCGAATTAAAGAGGAAGGGATATTGGATTCGGGTCCTCGCTAGGTCTGTTTCAAAATTGCAGATCCTCGAAGACGAATTCGATGATTATAAGATCGGGGATATTTTGGATCCTAAGAGTATGGGATCGGCCTTTTCCGGAATTGATGCGGTGATCTCCTGTGCAGGCGCCAGTTTGGATCTTAAGGATTTTAAGAACAAGGGGACTTTCGAAGAAATTAACCTGGGTGGAAATTTGAATGTGCTAAGAGCGGCACTTAACACGGGTGTTTCCAAATTCATATATACTTCGTTTCTTCGCGCGAAAGGAATTCAAAAAGCTGAATATATTAGAAGTCATGATCGCTTTTCGGAAGCGATCCGAAATTCGGGAATCGACTATACGATAGTAAGACCGACAGCCTTCTTCTCCATTCTTTTGGAATTTTTGGAGTTCGCGAAGAAGGGGATGGGGATCGTGATCGGGAATGGAAAGGCAAAGATCAATCCTATCCACGAAAAAGATGTGGCTAAGGCTGTTGTAGAGGCTTTGGAGAGTAACGAGGAAGAGATCAATATTGGAGGTCCGGACATTCTGACAAGGGACCAGATTACCGAGCTGGCCTTGAAAGTTGCTGGAAGAAATAAGAAACCGATCCACATACCGATTTTCCTGAATCGCATACTGATCTATTTACTTCGCCCGTTTAACCGACGGATCTTTCAATTTATGCAATTCGGGAACACCGTTCACACTCTCGATATAGTCGGACCTCAATACGGAGTTTTAAGATTAGAAGATTATTTTCGAGAGAAATCCGGAAGCCAGCTTCTTCATAGTGAGAACAGATCCTTGGAGAAAGGAAAAGGATTTTCCAGATGA
- a CDS encoding XRE family transcriptional regulator translates to MANTYSAKEIFSERLRSARIAAGLSMDELVVKLDRAISKPAIGKYEKGIMFPDSENLIKIAQALGVSPNNLLRPFRTEISEVDFRKKSTLKKKKENTLKVKLQGHLENYIELEEILGSKTSYTKTITKNSRIPEAIAYEIRSSWNLGMGPIANVFETLEDNGIKIIEIKEDESFDGLSGWAEERIPFIVVNSAMDSFRKRFTALHELGHIILSFPKFTEPKKIEKACNMFAGAMLLPKESLIKEAGKIRNNFSISELSSIKSEYGISIGAILFRLKSANIIDEARFIHFWKVMNSDPKLKKEEGLGQWGGEETSHRFRRLLDHALAENLISISKAAEISGESLQEVRKRIRIL, encoded by the coding sequence ATGGCTAATACTTACTCTGCTAAAGAAATTTTCTCAGAAAGATTGCGCTCAGCTCGGATTGCCGCAGGCCTATCTATGGATGAACTAGTCGTGAAACTGGATCGCGCCATTTCCAAACCAGCCATAGGAAAATACGAAAAAGGAATAATGTTTCCGGATTCCGAAAATTTAATTAAAATTGCCCAGGCGTTAGGAGTAAGTCCGAATAATTTACTTCGTCCGTTCCGTACTGAAATTTCTGAAGTAGATTTTCGTAAAAAATCTACTTTAAAGAAAAAGAAGGAAAATACCCTAAAAGTAAAATTGCAAGGCCATTTAGAAAATTACATCGAATTAGAAGAAATATTAGGATCTAAGACTTCTTACACCAAAACTATCACCAAAAATTCCCGCATTCCGGAAGCTATAGCATATGAGATACGTTCTTCCTGGAATCTCGGAATGGGGCCAATAGCAAATGTATTCGAGACTCTAGAAGACAATGGGATCAAAATAATAGAAATTAAGGAAGATGAATCATTCGACGGACTCTCCGGCTGGGCAGAAGAGAGAATTCCGTTCATTGTCGTAAACTCTGCAATGGACTCTTTTCGAAAAAGATTTACTGCCTTGCATGAGTTAGGCCACATTATACTTTCATTCCCCAAATTTACCGAACCAAAAAAAATAGAAAAAGCCTGCAACATGTTCGCAGGAGCGATGCTCCTGCCTAAGGAAAGTTTAATAAAGGAAGCAGGTAAAATAAGGAATAATTTCAGCATATCTGAACTTTCCTCTATTAAATCTGAGTATGGAATATCAATCGGAGCGATCTTATTTCGACTAAAATCAGCAAACATTATTGACGAAGCACGATTTATTCATTTTTGGAAAGTTATGAATTCGGATCCAAAACTAAAAAAGGAGGAAGGTTTAGGACAATGGGGCGGAGAGGAGACTTCTCATAGATTCCGCAGGTTATTAGATCATGCATTGGCCGAAAATTTAATCTCCATCTCCAAGGCGGCGGAAATCTCGGGTGAATCTTTACAGGAGGTTCGAAAAAGAATTCGAATACTATGA
- a CDS encoding helicase-related protein, whose translation MEFPAIIDNNTEETQLANVFNQFLLPYANQIDAAVGYFYYSGFDLIAPGLLKNPLFQNIDSVPNDSIRIIMSPRTDRRTAFLLNTGIQLSIQDQVKDIISQIEFDIAGKDITHISFFLELLKRKILNVRLYTEDFFHAKAYLAKLKLSNGTHFHSIVGSSNFSESGFTDNRELNLTNSDKLHYDHLLNWFQKIWNSSTVELNESLIQIVDSERNSRAKGLPTSIGLSPFEAYLFLIRHYLGELTKERLEKTELLAEFQQVGAENVLGKLEILGGAIVSDSVGLGKTFTAAEVIRRYREKGARVLIVAPPTLIPQWKETLEIFFNIPESQHIQFLSQGKLGQENGDKIQSLKGGKEFNLIIIDEAHRARNRETFLYQNIRALQPQDISQQAAVLLLTATPFNNSIRDLQNLINLCTTDAKLYAAGFSPNAFDKFHEKIKSLKSGKNISALETDFDFQKSITEIRDLLNGIMLLRMRSSIKRNYRNITIAGKPLEFQEPEVRKLNYSYTNKQHELFQELSGFLEKLHLPHIILSNPESGRTLSYLYLLLLYKRIESSLYAFYCSLLNIIEKENELLKALDSGDSIEVLLQKYNRYRLQTEIIDPEETSNLFDGGSIPEGEESEEDSKIKFTADDVRSWISNDIYEIRNFIKRHLEPLQTNVDQPISLIDPKIETYINTLRSTRFRKCITFSEYKDTAQYIEYHLKMSPSNFQQFRSTMVTSGDPELKSKLERFAPRGQRANVAPGEEFDILIATDVLSEGVNLQDADLLLNFDLPWNPMRIVQRVGRVNRIGSENRISVLNMTPNDEVLNGFLKLLEILNSKVQQVAILLGKEMAILSSEDEHIDIREIGEEIKNVRDADSMDRLEELSQKTSIFTGIEGETEEDHFRSFLQFSASKNHIRPEDFDTLVTPNLQRTYYTILTENPKNTYSLFEIHGRRGEHKDLLSRHWIRISENGDAKEEFPYPFIESPISPTAPMASSKTLSLIELEIRAEQKFNLILEERKDRFKPGAAGKSLRQIKSKIQSDLLTVIDSLLKKKGAQNLSFDEKENSFISEMDNLKGNGIEIVQEIRDIFGRHPFSSNQLTYLRNQLKKYGINLDRGISFVQYKDFAHTLVDFYNKHIISEPSLRGTIYKKEEIIGRKILTIFT comes from the coding sequence ATGGAATTTCCAGCAATCATTGATAACAATACTGAAGAAACACAATTGGCGAACGTGTTTAATCAATTTCTTTTACCCTATGCCAACCAGATTGATGCTGCAGTCGGTTATTTTTATTATAGTGGATTTGACTTGATCGCCCCTGGGTTATTAAAGAATCCCTTATTTCAAAATATAGATTCCGTGCCGAATGATTCTATTCGAATCATCATGAGTCCAAGGACAGATCGTCGCACTGCTTTCCTCTTAAATACTGGAATTCAACTAAGTATCCAAGATCAAGTAAAGGATATAATAAGCCAAATTGAGTTCGATATTGCAGGAAAAGATATTACACATATTTCCTTTTTTCTAGAACTTCTAAAAAGGAAGATTTTAAATGTTAGACTATATACTGAAGATTTCTTTCATGCAAAAGCATATTTAGCGAAATTAAAACTTTCTAATGGTACCCATTTTCACTCAATAGTAGGATCTTCTAATTTTAGCGAATCTGGATTCACCGACAACCGAGAATTAAATCTCACTAATTCTGACAAATTACATTACGATCACCTGCTCAATTGGTTTCAAAAAATATGGAATTCCTCTACTGTTGAGCTTAATGAATCGCTAATTCAAATTGTTGATTCAGAACGAAACTCAAGGGCCAAAGGACTACCAACTTCAATCGGATTATCTCCTTTTGAAGCATACTTATTTTTAATACGCCACTACTTAGGAGAATTAACAAAGGAAAGATTAGAGAAAACCGAATTATTAGCGGAGTTTCAACAGGTTGGCGCAGAAAATGTCTTAGGAAAGTTAGAAATACTTGGAGGAGCAATCGTTTCAGATTCTGTTGGTCTTGGCAAAACTTTTACTGCGGCCGAAGTAATTCGTCGTTATAGAGAAAAAGGGGCTAGAGTATTAATCGTTGCACCACCTACATTAATTCCACAGTGGAAAGAAACTTTAGAAATTTTTTTCAATATTCCAGAATCGCAACACATACAGTTTCTTTCTCAAGGCAAACTAGGTCAGGAGAATGGAGATAAAATTCAATCATTAAAGGGAGGAAAAGAATTTAATTTAATAATCATTGATGAAGCTCACCGAGCAAGAAATAGAGAAACCTTTTTATATCAAAATATCAGGGCCCTACAACCCCAAGACATTTCACAGCAAGCAGCTGTCCTGTTACTTACAGCTACACCTTTCAATAACTCAATTCGAGATTTGCAAAATCTTATCAATCTCTGTACAACAGATGCCAAATTATATGCTGCGGGATTTAGCCCTAATGCCTTTGACAAATTTCATGAGAAAATTAAATCACTTAAATCCGGAAAGAATATCTCTGCACTTGAAACAGATTTCGATTTCCAGAAATCGATTACAGAAATTCGAGATCTATTAAATGGAATCATGCTACTCAGGATGAGGTCTTCAATCAAAAGAAACTATAGAAATATTACAATAGCCGGAAAACCTTTAGAGTTTCAAGAACCTGAAGTTCGAAAACTAAATTACTCTTATACAAATAAACAGCACGAACTGTTTCAAGAATTAAGCGGCTTTTTAGAAAAGTTACATCTCCCACATATTATTTTGTCTAATCCAGAATCAGGCAGAACCCTTTCTTACTTATATTTACTACTCCTTTACAAACGAATCGAATCCAGTCTTTATGCCTTCTATTGTTCTCTACTAAATATAATTGAAAAGGAAAATGAACTCTTAAAAGCATTAGACTCCGGGGATTCCATCGAAGTATTGCTTCAAAAATACAACCGATATCGTCTCCAAACAGAAATAATAGATCCAGAGGAAACATCAAATTTATTTGATGGGGGATCGATCCCCGAAGGAGAAGAATCGGAAGAGGATTCTAAGATAAAATTTACAGCGGATGATGTCCGATCTTGGATTTCAAATGACATATACGAGATCAGGAATTTTATAAAGCGTCATTTAGAGCCGCTTCAAACCAACGTAGATCAACCTATTAGCCTAATAGATCCTAAAATTGAAACTTATATTAATACTCTCAGGTCCACTCGATTTCGAAAATGCATAACATTTTCCGAATACAAAGATACTGCCCAGTATATCGAATATCATCTCAAAATGTCTCCTTCAAATTTTCAACAATTCAGAAGTACAATGGTTACTTCAGGTGATCCTGAGCTTAAATCAAAATTAGAAAGGTTTGCACCGCGTGGGCAAAGGGCTAATGTCGCGCCAGGCGAAGAGTTCGACATTCTAATTGCAACGGACGTTCTATCCGAAGGTGTAAATTTACAGGATGCCGATCTATTATTAAATTTTGATTTACCGTGGAACCCAATGCGAATCGTTCAAAGGGTAGGTCGAGTCAATCGAATAGGGTCGGAAAATCGAATTAGTGTCCTAAACATGACACCAAACGACGAAGTGCTAAATGGTTTTCTTAAACTACTCGAAATCTTAAATTCAAAGGTGCAGCAGGTAGCCATACTTCTAGGGAAAGAAATGGCCATACTCTCCAGCGAAGACGAACATATTGATATTCGAGAAATTGGCGAAGAAATTAAGAACGTCCGTGACGCAGATTCAATGGATCGCTTAGAAGAACTTTCCCAAAAAACAAGTATATTTACGGGGATAGAAGGAGAAACTGAAGAGGATCATTTTCGTTCCTTTTTACAATTTTCCGCATCGAAAAATCATATTCGCCCCGAAGATTTTGATACTCTCGTTACTCCAAATTTACAAAGAACGTATTATACAATACTAACAGAGAATCCCAAAAATACTTATTCTCTTTTTGAAATACATGGAAGAAGAGGCGAACATAAGGATCTATTATCGAGGCACTGGATTCGAATCTCTGAGAATGGGGATGCGAAAGAAGAATTTCCATACCCATTTATAGAATCTCCCATTTCTCCAACAGCGCCAATGGCTAGCTCCAAAACACTCTCCCTGATTGAATTAGAAATCAGAGCAGAACAAAAATTTAATCTAATTTTAGAAGAACGTAAGGATCGTTTCAAACCGGGTGCTGCCGGTAAAAGCTTAAGACAAATTAAATCAAAAATTCAATCAGATTTACTCACCGTAATCGATTCTCTCTTAAAAAAGAAGGGAGCACAAAATTTATCCTTCGATGAGAAGGAAAACTCTTTTATATCCGAAATGGATAATCTGAAAGGGAATGGAATTGAAATTGTCCAAGAAATCCGTGACATTTTCGGGCGCCATCCATTCTCATCCAACCAACTCACTTACCTTAGAAATCAATTAAAGAAATATGGAATTAACCTAGACCGGGGGATTAGTTTTGTTCAATATAAAGATTTTGCTCATACGCTTGTGGACTTTTATAATAAGCATATCATTTCGGAACCTTCGCTTCGCGGAACTATTTACAAAAAGGAAGAGATTATCGGACGAAAAATCCTAACAATCTTTACGTAG
- a CDS encoding sterol desaturase family protein → MSDFGNEAVLFLQEIPYSWAALLFLIENLLIFASSIYIGILFSERYADRRISPIPPPIEPKEVLFAVSTVLLNTIVTLFGLWLWRTGSIRFRSDTGVFAVLDILILLLVMDMGMYILHRIAHIRFIYPFAHSTHHRYDKPRPLTLFVLNPLEALGFGFLWLLVLCLYDFSWLGMSVYLGLNVAFGMVGHLGVEPLSEKWLRSTFFGVFTTSTFHARHHQDEEHNFGFYTSIWDRVFGTLHSEIE, encoded by the coding sequence ATGAGTGATTTTGGAAACGAAGCAGTCCTATTTCTCCAAGAAATTCCCTATTCGTGGGCTGCACTCCTATTCTTGATCGAAAATCTTCTTATCTTTGCTTCTTCTATATATATTGGTATTCTATTTTCGGAACGTTATGCGGATCGACGCATCTCTCCGATCCCTCCGCCAATCGAGCCTAAAGAGGTCCTTTTTGCCGTTTCTACCGTACTTCTGAATACGATCGTTACGTTATTTGGGCTTTGGCTTTGGAGAACGGGTTCTATTCGATTCCGTAGCGATACGGGAGTTTTCGCGGTCCTCGATATTCTGATCCTTCTTCTGGTTATGGATATGGGAATGTATATCTTGCATCGGATCGCTCATATACGGTTTATTTATCCGTTCGCCCATAGCACCCACCATCGTTACGATAAACCTCGTCCCTTGACTCTATTCGTTCTCAATCCTTTGGAGGCTCTTGGTTTCGGGTTCCTTTGGTTGTTGGTGCTATGTCTTTATGATTTTTCTTGGTTGGGAATGAGCGTCTATCTGGGCTTGAACGTTGCATTCGGTATGGTCGGACATTTAGGGGTCGAACCTTTGTCTGAAAAATGGCTTCGTTCTACTTTCTTCGGCGTGTTCACTACCAGTACGTTTCATGCAAGACACCATCAGGATGAGGAGCATAATTTCGGTTTCTATACTTCGATCTGGGATCGGGTTTTCGGGACTCTTCATTCGGAGATCGAATGA
- a CDS encoding TetR/AcrR family transcriptional regulator — MKAREKILHAADKLFYERGFANTGVADLLEESGVHKASFYKYFREKGEVGLEYIRKRRELNALQFKGLVSRYAEFEKVVDAWGLALKREAKKNRLWGCPFAVFANQIRSSQLFSDKEQLTNAEEEIEETVQDWEEIFASYLRTNPIRRKSPLSEKQIRSFAKKILILYEGSIQLFFMTGKEEYLDEFRSGLLFLGELYKTIP, encoded by the coding sequence ATGAAAGCTCGAGAAAAGATCCTCCACGCAGCCGACAAACTTTTCTATGAACGGGGATTTGCCAATACCGGGGTAGCCGATCTTTTGGAAGAATCCGGAGTGCATAAGGCAAGCTTCTATAAATACTTCCGGGAAAAAGGAGAAGTCGGTCTAGAATATATCCGAAAGAGAAGAGAACTGAATGCTCTGCAATTCAAGGGACTGGTCTCTCGATATGCCGAATTCGAAAAGGTGGTAGATGCCTGGGGTTTAGCACTCAAGAGAGAAGCAAAGAAAAACAGACTATGGGGCTGTCCATTTGCGGTTTTTGCAAACCAGATCCGCTCTTCTCAACTCTTCTCGGATAAAGAACAACTAACGAACGCAGAAGAAGAGATCGAGGAAACGGTCCAAGACTGGGAAGAGATCTTTGCATCCTATCTCAGGACAAATCCGATCCGGAGGAAATCGCCGTTATCCGAAAAACAAATTCGATCTTTCGCGAAAAAGATCCTGATCCTTTATGAAGGTTCGATCCAATTATTTTTTATGACCGGAAAGGAAGAATATCTGGACGAGTTCCGTTCCGGTCTTTTATTCTTAGGCGAATTATATAAGACGATTCCCTAA